A window of the Lagenorhynchus albirostris chromosome 1, mLagAlb1.1, whole genome shotgun sequence genome harbors these coding sequences:
- the TINF2 gene encoding TERF1-interacting nuclear factor 2 isoform X4, translating into MATPPGAGPAALRFVAAACWQVVRGRCVEHFPRVLEFLRSLRAAAPGLVRYRHHERLCMGLKAKLVVDMILQGRPWAQVLNALHRHFPESGPAVRDPKATKQDLRKISEAQETFCQQVKQLAEASVDLASKLQELEQEYGELFLAAMEKLFFEYLCQLEKALPTLQAQQLQDVLTWMQPGVSITSSFVLSQYGVDMGWPLPECFATDSVNTTEPMEQSPPQQPTPALHDPLPKARPGPHPPQDPASRKHPEPLTGHHFNLAPLGRRRIQSRWASTSRGHKERPTVMLFPFRNLGSPTQVISKPGNSEEHGTHTADPAGAVGTRAASTGKSRSPSKTLGGRALKENPNDLSASEQKENCLDCPMEPLRLSLSPPRARKSVRPPSLCSSDITLGDLVLDSDEEENGQREGRDSLENYQKTKFDTLIPTFCEYLPASGPSGVSVPLPNHTDSSRLL; encoded by the exons ATGGCCACGCCCCCTGGGGCAGGTCCCGCCGCTCTTCGCTTCGTAGCCGCTGCCTGCTGGCAAGTCGTGCGCGGACGCTGCGTGGAGCATTTTCCGCGAGTATTGGAGTTTCTGCGATCCCTGCGCGCTGCTGCCCCCGGCTTGGTTCGGTACCGGCACCATGAACGCCTGTGTATGGGCCTAAAGGCCAAG CTGGTGGTGGATATGATCCTGCAGGGCCGGCCTTGGGCCCAGGTTCTGAATGCCCTGCATCGCCACTTCCCAGAGTCTGGACCTGCAGTGCGGGACCCCAAAGCC ACAAAGCAGGATCTGAGGAAGATCTCAGAGGCTCAGGAAACCTTTTGCCAGCAGGTGAAGCAGCTGGCAGAAGCCTCTGTTGATTTGGCTTCGAAGCTACAG GAACTTGAACAAGAGTACGGGGAACTTTTTCTGGCTGCCATGGAAAAGCTGTTTTTTGAATACCTGTGTCAGCTGGAAAAAGCACTGCCTACACTGCAGGCACAGCAG CTTCAGGATGTGCTGACTTGGATGCAGCCGGGAGTTTCCATCACTTCTTCTTTTGTCTTGAGCCAATATGGTGTGGACATGGGGTGGCCACTTCCAG agtGCTTTGCTACTGATTCAGTGAACACTACAGAGCCCATGGAGCAGAGTCCTCCTCAGCAACCAACACCAGCACTCCACGACCCTCTGCCAAAAGCCCGGCCTGGCCCACACCCTCCTCAGGATCCAGCCTCAAGGAAGCACCCAGAACCTTTGACTGGCCACCATTTCAATCTGGCCCCTCTAGGCCGGCGAAGAATCCAGTCCCGGTGGGCATCCACTAGCAGAGGCCATAAGGAGCGCCCCACAGTCATGCTGTTCCCCTTTAGGAATCTGGGTTCACCAACGCAGGTCATATCTAAGCCTGGGAACAGCGAAGAACATGGGACACACACAGCAGATCCAGCAGGTGCTGTGGGCACCAGAGCAGCCTCGACTGGCAAGTCTAGGAGTCCGTCCAAGACCCTGGGAGGAAGGGCTCTGAAGGAGAACCCAAATGACTTGTCTGCCTCAGAGCAAAAGGA GAACTGCTTGGATTGCCCCATGGAACCCCTGAGATTGTCATTATCGCCTCCTAGGGCCAGGAAGTCAG TGCGTCCTCCATCTCTGTGCAGCTCTGACATTACTCTAGGGGACCTGGTTTTGGACTCCGACGAGGAAGAAAATggccagagggaaggaagg GACTCTCTGGAAAACTATCAGAAGACAAAGTTTGACACCCTGATCCCCACCTTCTGTGAATACCTCCCCGCTTCTGGCCCCAGTGGTGTATCTGTCCCTCTTCCTAACCATACAGACAGTTCTAGACTGCTGTGA
- the TINF2 gene encoding TERF1-interacting nuclear factor 2 isoform X5, translating into MATPPGAGPAALRFVAAACWQVVRGRCVEHFPRVLEFLRSLRAAAPGLVRYRHHERLCMGLKAKLVVDMILQGRPWAQVLNALHRHFPESGPAVRDPKATKQDLRKISEAQETFCQQVKQLAEASVDLASKLQELEQEYGELFLAAMEKLFFEYLCQLEKALPTLQAQQLQDVLTWMQPGVSITSSFVLSQYGVDMGWPLPECFATDSVNTTEPMEQSPPQQPTPALHDPLPKARPGPHPPQDPASRKHPEPLTGHHFNLAPLGRRRIQSRWASTSRGHKERPTVMLFPFRNLGSPTQVISKPGNSEEHGTHTADPAGAVGTRAASTGKSRSPSKTLGGRALKENPNDLSASEQKEARKSVRPPSLCSSDITLGDLVLDSDEEENGQREGRDPPSVPSLPKALATSPGQLQPPSCKVRSTMKGEYGCPKPSRRSQWPTSKLTGTQES; encoded by the exons ATGGCCACGCCCCCTGGGGCAGGTCCCGCCGCTCTTCGCTTCGTAGCCGCTGCCTGCTGGCAAGTCGTGCGCGGACGCTGCGTGGAGCATTTTCCGCGAGTATTGGAGTTTCTGCGATCCCTGCGCGCTGCTGCCCCCGGCTTGGTTCGGTACCGGCACCATGAACGCCTGTGTATGGGCCTAAAGGCCAAG CTGGTGGTGGATATGATCCTGCAGGGCCGGCCTTGGGCCCAGGTTCTGAATGCCCTGCATCGCCACTTCCCAGAGTCTGGACCTGCAGTGCGGGACCCCAAAGCC ACAAAGCAGGATCTGAGGAAGATCTCAGAGGCTCAGGAAACCTTTTGCCAGCAGGTGAAGCAGCTGGCAGAAGCCTCTGTTGATTTGGCTTCGAAGCTACAG GAACTTGAACAAGAGTACGGGGAACTTTTTCTGGCTGCCATGGAAAAGCTGTTTTTTGAATACCTGTGTCAGCTGGAAAAAGCACTGCCTACACTGCAGGCACAGCAG CTTCAGGATGTGCTGACTTGGATGCAGCCGGGAGTTTCCATCACTTCTTCTTTTGTCTTGAGCCAATATGGTGTGGACATGGGGTGGCCACTTCCAG agtGCTTTGCTACTGATTCAGTGAACACTACAGAGCCCATGGAGCAGAGTCCTCCTCAGCAACCAACACCAGCACTCCACGACCCTCTGCCAAAAGCCCGGCCTGGCCCACACCCTCCTCAGGATCCAGCCTCAAGGAAGCACCCAGAACCTTTGACTGGCCACCATTTCAATCTGGCCCCTCTAGGCCGGCGAAGAATCCAGTCCCGGTGGGCATCCACTAGCAGAGGCCATAAGGAGCGCCCCACAGTCATGCTGTTCCCCTTTAGGAATCTGGGTTCACCAACGCAGGTCATATCTAAGCCTGGGAACAGCGAAGAACATGGGACACACACAGCAGATCCAGCAGGTGCTGTGGGCACCAGAGCAGCCTCGACTGGCAAGTCTAGGAGTCCGTCCAAGACCCTGGGAGGAAGGGCTCTGAAGGAGAACCCAAATGACTTGTCTGCCTCAGAGCAAAAGGA GGCCAGGAAGTCAG TGCGTCCTCCATCTCTGTGCAGCTCTGACATTACTCTAGGGGACCTGGTTTTGGACTCCGACGAGGAAGAAAATggccagagggaaggaagg GATCCTCCTTCTGTGCCCTCCTTACCGAAAGCCTTGGCCACATCCCCGGGACAGTTGCAGCCTCCATCCTGCAAAGTAAGGAGCACTATGAAGGGAGAGTATGGATGCCCCAAGCCCTCTAGGAGGTCCCAGTGGCCCACCTCAAAGCTGACAGGAACCCAGGAGTCCTGA
- the TINF2 gene encoding TERF1-interacting nuclear factor 2 isoform X1: MATPPGAGPAALRFVAAACWQVVRGRCVEHFPRVLEFLRSLRAAAPGLVRYRHHERLCMGLKAKLVVDMILQGRPWAQVLNALHRHFPESGPAVRDPKATKQDLRKISEAQETFCQQVKQLAEASVDLASKLQELEQEYGELFLAAMEKLFFEYLCQLEKALPTLQAQQLQDVLTWMQPGVSITSSFVLSQYGVDMGWPLPECFATDSVNTTEPMEQSPPQQPTPALHDPLPKARPGPHPPQDPASRKHPEPLTGHHFNLAPLGRRRIQSRWASTSRGHKERPTVMLFPFRNLGSPTQVISKPGNSEEHGTHTADPAGAVGTRAASTGKSRSPSKTLGGRALKENPNDLSASEQKENCLDCPMEPLRLSLSPPRARKSVRPPSLCSSDITLGDLVLDSDEEENGQREGRVSRKEWKAGEGDGRAEQDRKPYDAGYGGLRACFSDDRISLLPSLQDSLENYQKTKFDTLIPTFCEYLPASGPSGVSVPLPNHTDSSRLL; the protein is encoded by the exons ATGGCCACGCCCCCTGGGGCAGGTCCCGCCGCTCTTCGCTTCGTAGCCGCTGCCTGCTGGCAAGTCGTGCGCGGACGCTGCGTGGAGCATTTTCCGCGAGTATTGGAGTTTCTGCGATCCCTGCGCGCTGCTGCCCCCGGCTTGGTTCGGTACCGGCACCATGAACGCCTGTGTATGGGCCTAAAGGCCAAG CTGGTGGTGGATATGATCCTGCAGGGCCGGCCTTGGGCCCAGGTTCTGAATGCCCTGCATCGCCACTTCCCAGAGTCTGGACCTGCAGTGCGGGACCCCAAAGCC ACAAAGCAGGATCTGAGGAAGATCTCAGAGGCTCAGGAAACCTTTTGCCAGCAGGTGAAGCAGCTGGCAGAAGCCTCTGTTGATTTGGCTTCGAAGCTACAG GAACTTGAACAAGAGTACGGGGAACTTTTTCTGGCTGCCATGGAAAAGCTGTTTTTTGAATACCTGTGTCAGCTGGAAAAAGCACTGCCTACACTGCAGGCACAGCAG CTTCAGGATGTGCTGACTTGGATGCAGCCGGGAGTTTCCATCACTTCTTCTTTTGTCTTGAGCCAATATGGTGTGGACATGGGGTGGCCACTTCCAG agtGCTTTGCTACTGATTCAGTGAACACTACAGAGCCCATGGAGCAGAGTCCTCCTCAGCAACCAACACCAGCACTCCACGACCCTCTGCCAAAAGCCCGGCCTGGCCCACACCCTCCTCAGGATCCAGCCTCAAGGAAGCACCCAGAACCTTTGACTGGCCACCATTTCAATCTGGCCCCTCTAGGCCGGCGAAGAATCCAGTCCCGGTGGGCATCCACTAGCAGAGGCCATAAGGAGCGCCCCACAGTCATGCTGTTCCCCTTTAGGAATCTGGGTTCACCAACGCAGGTCATATCTAAGCCTGGGAACAGCGAAGAACATGGGACACACACAGCAGATCCAGCAGGTGCTGTGGGCACCAGAGCAGCCTCGACTGGCAAGTCTAGGAGTCCGTCCAAGACCCTGGGAGGAAGGGCTCTGAAGGAGAACCCAAATGACTTGTCTGCCTCAGAGCAAAAGGA GAACTGCTTGGATTGCCCCATGGAACCCCTGAGATTGTCATTATCGCCTCCTAGGGCCAGGAAGTCAG TGCGTCCTCCATCTCTGTGCAGCTCTGACATTACTCTAGGGGACCTGGTTTTGGACTCCGACGAGGAAGAAAATggccagagggaaggaagggtgaGTAGGAAGGAATGGAAagctggggaaggggatgggcgggcagaacaagatagaaagccatATGATGCAGGATATGGAGGGCTCAGGGCATGTTTCAGTGATGATAGGATCTCCCTGCTCCCTTCTCTGCAGGACTCTCTGGAAAACTATCAGAAGACAAAGTTTGACACCCTGATCCCCACCTTCTGTGAATACCTCCCCGCTTCTGGCCCCAGTGGTGTATCTGTCCCTCTTCCTAACCATACAGACAGTTCTAGACTGCTGTGA
- the TINF2 gene encoding TERF1-interacting nuclear factor 2 isoform X2, with translation MATPPGAGPAALRFVAAACWQVVRGRCVEHFPRVLEFLRSLRAAAPGLVRYRHHERLCMGLKAKLVVDMILQGRPWAQVLNALHRHFPESGPAVRDPKATKQDLRKISEAQETFCQQVKQLAEASVDLASKLQELEQEYGELFLAAMEKLFFEYLCQLEKALPTLQAQQLQDVLTWMQPGVSITSSFVLSQYGVDMGWPLPECFATDSVNTTEPMEQSPPQQPTPALHDPLPKARPGPHPPQDPASRKHPEPLTGHHFNLAPLGRRRIQSRWASTSRGHKERPTVMLFPFRNLGSPTQVISKPGNSEEHGTHTADPAGAVGTRAASTGKSRSPSKTLGGRALKENPNDLSASEQKENCLDCPMEPLRLSLSPPRARKSVRPPSLCSSDITLGDLVLDSDEEENGQREGRDPPSVPSLPKALATSPGQLQPPSCKVRSTMKGEYGCPKPSRRSQWPTSKLTGTQES, from the exons ATGGCCACGCCCCCTGGGGCAGGTCCCGCCGCTCTTCGCTTCGTAGCCGCTGCCTGCTGGCAAGTCGTGCGCGGACGCTGCGTGGAGCATTTTCCGCGAGTATTGGAGTTTCTGCGATCCCTGCGCGCTGCTGCCCCCGGCTTGGTTCGGTACCGGCACCATGAACGCCTGTGTATGGGCCTAAAGGCCAAG CTGGTGGTGGATATGATCCTGCAGGGCCGGCCTTGGGCCCAGGTTCTGAATGCCCTGCATCGCCACTTCCCAGAGTCTGGACCTGCAGTGCGGGACCCCAAAGCC ACAAAGCAGGATCTGAGGAAGATCTCAGAGGCTCAGGAAACCTTTTGCCAGCAGGTGAAGCAGCTGGCAGAAGCCTCTGTTGATTTGGCTTCGAAGCTACAG GAACTTGAACAAGAGTACGGGGAACTTTTTCTGGCTGCCATGGAAAAGCTGTTTTTTGAATACCTGTGTCAGCTGGAAAAAGCACTGCCTACACTGCAGGCACAGCAG CTTCAGGATGTGCTGACTTGGATGCAGCCGGGAGTTTCCATCACTTCTTCTTTTGTCTTGAGCCAATATGGTGTGGACATGGGGTGGCCACTTCCAG agtGCTTTGCTACTGATTCAGTGAACACTACAGAGCCCATGGAGCAGAGTCCTCCTCAGCAACCAACACCAGCACTCCACGACCCTCTGCCAAAAGCCCGGCCTGGCCCACACCCTCCTCAGGATCCAGCCTCAAGGAAGCACCCAGAACCTTTGACTGGCCACCATTTCAATCTGGCCCCTCTAGGCCGGCGAAGAATCCAGTCCCGGTGGGCATCCACTAGCAGAGGCCATAAGGAGCGCCCCACAGTCATGCTGTTCCCCTTTAGGAATCTGGGTTCACCAACGCAGGTCATATCTAAGCCTGGGAACAGCGAAGAACATGGGACACACACAGCAGATCCAGCAGGTGCTGTGGGCACCAGAGCAGCCTCGACTGGCAAGTCTAGGAGTCCGTCCAAGACCCTGGGAGGAAGGGCTCTGAAGGAGAACCCAAATGACTTGTCTGCCTCAGAGCAAAAGGA GAACTGCTTGGATTGCCCCATGGAACCCCTGAGATTGTCATTATCGCCTCCTAGGGCCAGGAAGTCAG TGCGTCCTCCATCTCTGTGCAGCTCTGACATTACTCTAGGGGACCTGGTTTTGGACTCCGACGAGGAAGAAAATggccagagggaaggaagg GATCCTCCTTCTGTGCCCTCCTTACCGAAAGCCTTGGCCACATCCCCGGGACAGTTGCAGCCTCCATCCTGCAAAGTAAGGAGCACTATGAAGGGAGAGTATGGATGCCCCAAGCCCTCTAGGAGGTCCCAGTGGCCCACCTCAAAGCTGACAGGAACCCAGGAGTCCTGA
- the TINF2 gene encoding TERF1-interacting nuclear factor 2 isoform X3, producing MATPPGAGPAALRFVAAACWQVVRGRCVEHFPRVLEFLRSLRAAAPGLVRYRHHERLCMGLKAKLVVDMILQGRPWAQVLNALHRHFPESGPAVRDPKATKQDLRKISEAQETFCQQVKQLAEASVDLASKLQELEQEYGELFLAAMEKLFFEYLCQLEKALPTLQLQDVLTWMQPGVSITSSFVLSQYGVDMGWPLPECFATDSVNTTEPMEQSPPQQPTPALHDPLPKARPGPHPPQDPASRKHPEPLTGHHFNLAPLGRRRIQSRWASTSRGHKERPTVMLFPFRNLGSPTQVISKPGNSEEHGTHTADPAGAVGTRAASTGKSRSPSKTLGGRALKENPNDLSASEQKENCLDCPMEPLRLSLSPPRARKSVRPPSLCSSDITLGDLVLDSDEEENGQREGRDPPSVPSLPKALATSPGQLQPPSCKVRSTMKGEYGCPKPSRRSQWPTSKLTGTQES from the exons ATGGCCACGCCCCCTGGGGCAGGTCCCGCCGCTCTTCGCTTCGTAGCCGCTGCCTGCTGGCAAGTCGTGCGCGGACGCTGCGTGGAGCATTTTCCGCGAGTATTGGAGTTTCTGCGATCCCTGCGCGCTGCTGCCCCCGGCTTGGTTCGGTACCGGCACCATGAACGCCTGTGTATGGGCCTAAAGGCCAAG CTGGTGGTGGATATGATCCTGCAGGGCCGGCCTTGGGCCCAGGTTCTGAATGCCCTGCATCGCCACTTCCCAGAGTCTGGACCTGCAGTGCGGGACCCCAAAGCC ACAAAGCAGGATCTGAGGAAGATCTCAGAGGCTCAGGAAACCTTTTGCCAGCAGGTGAAGCAGCTGGCAGAAGCCTCTGTTGATTTGGCTTCGAAGCTACAG GAACTTGAACAAGAGTACGGGGAACTTTTTCTGGCTGCCATGGAAAAGCTGTTTTTTGAATACCTGTGTCAGCTGGAAAAAGCACTGCCTACACTGCAG CTTCAGGATGTGCTGACTTGGATGCAGCCGGGAGTTTCCATCACTTCTTCTTTTGTCTTGAGCCAATATGGTGTGGACATGGGGTGGCCACTTCCAG agtGCTTTGCTACTGATTCAGTGAACACTACAGAGCCCATGGAGCAGAGTCCTCCTCAGCAACCAACACCAGCACTCCACGACCCTCTGCCAAAAGCCCGGCCTGGCCCACACCCTCCTCAGGATCCAGCCTCAAGGAAGCACCCAGAACCTTTGACTGGCCACCATTTCAATCTGGCCCCTCTAGGCCGGCGAAGAATCCAGTCCCGGTGGGCATCCACTAGCAGAGGCCATAAGGAGCGCCCCACAGTCATGCTGTTCCCCTTTAGGAATCTGGGTTCACCAACGCAGGTCATATCTAAGCCTGGGAACAGCGAAGAACATGGGACACACACAGCAGATCCAGCAGGTGCTGTGGGCACCAGAGCAGCCTCGACTGGCAAGTCTAGGAGTCCGTCCAAGACCCTGGGAGGAAGGGCTCTGAAGGAGAACCCAAATGACTTGTCTGCCTCAGAGCAAAAGGA GAACTGCTTGGATTGCCCCATGGAACCCCTGAGATTGTCATTATCGCCTCCTAGGGCCAGGAAGTCAG TGCGTCCTCCATCTCTGTGCAGCTCTGACATTACTCTAGGGGACCTGGTTTTGGACTCCGACGAGGAAGAAAATggccagagggaaggaagg GATCCTCCTTCTGTGCCCTCCTTACCGAAAGCCTTGGCCACATCCCCGGGACAGTTGCAGCCTCCATCCTGCAAAGTAAGGAGCACTATGAAGGGAGAGTATGGATGCCCCAAGCCCTCTAGGAGGTCCCAGTGGCCCACCTCAAAGCTGACAGGAACCCAGGAGTCCTGA
- the TINF2 gene encoding TERF1-interacting nuclear factor 2 isoform X6 has translation MILQGRPWAQVLNALHRHFPESGPAVRDPKATKQDLRKISEAQETFCQQVKQLAEASVDLASKLQELEQEYGELFLAAMEKLFFEYLCQLEKALPTLQAQQLQDVLTWMQPGVSITSSFVLSQYGVDMGWPLPECFATDSVNTTEPMEQSPPQQPTPALHDPLPKARPGPHPPQDPASRKHPEPLTGHHFNLAPLGRRRIQSRWASTSRGHKERPTVMLFPFRNLGSPTQVISKPGNSEEHGTHTADPAGAVGTRAASTGKSRSPSKTLGGRALKENPNDLSASEQKENCLDCPMEPLRLSLSPPRARKSVRPPSLCSSDITLGDLVLDSDEEENGQREGRDPPSVPSLPKALATSPGQLQPPSCKVRSTMKGEYGCPKPSRRSQWPTSKLTGTQES, from the exons ATGATCCTGCAGGGCCGGCCTTGGGCCCAGGTTCTGAATGCCCTGCATCGCCACTTCCCAGAGTCTGGACCTGCAGTGCGGGACCCCAAAGCC ACAAAGCAGGATCTGAGGAAGATCTCAGAGGCTCAGGAAACCTTTTGCCAGCAGGTGAAGCAGCTGGCAGAAGCCTCTGTTGATTTGGCTTCGAAGCTACAG GAACTTGAACAAGAGTACGGGGAACTTTTTCTGGCTGCCATGGAAAAGCTGTTTTTTGAATACCTGTGTCAGCTGGAAAAAGCACTGCCTACACTGCAGGCACAGCAG CTTCAGGATGTGCTGACTTGGATGCAGCCGGGAGTTTCCATCACTTCTTCTTTTGTCTTGAGCCAATATGGTGTGGACATGGGGTGGCCACTTCCAG agtGCTTTGCTACTGATTCAGTGAACACTACAGAGCCCATGGAGCAGAGTCCTCCTCAGCAACCAACACCAGCACTCCACGACCCTCTGCCAAAAGCCCGGCCTGGCCCACACCCTCCTCAGGATCCAGCCTCAAGGAAGCACCCAGAACCTTTGACTGGCCACCATTTCAATCTGGCCCCTCTAGGCCGGCGAAGAATCCAGTCCCGGTGGGCATCCACTAGCAGAGGCCATAAGGAGCGCCCCACAGTCATGCTGTTCCCCTTTAGGAATCTGGGTTCACCAACGCAGGTCATATCTAAGCCTGGGAACAGCGAAGAACATGGGACACACACAGCAGATCCAGCAGGTGCTGTGGGCACCAGAGCAGCCTCGACTGGCAAGTCTAGGAGTCCGTCCAAGACCCTGGGAGGAAGGGCTCTGAAGGAGAACCCAAATGACTTGTCTGCCTCAGAGCAAAAGGA GAACTGCTTGGATTGCCCCATGGAACCCCTGAGATTGTCATTATCGCCTCCTAGGGCCAGGAAGTCAG TGCGTCCTCCATCTCTGTGCAGCTCTGACATTACTCTAGGGGACCTGGTTTTGGACTCCGACGAGGAAGAAAATggccagagggaaggaagg GATCCTCCTTCTGTGCCCTCCTTACCGAAAGCCTTGGCCACATCCCCGGGACAGTTGCAGCCTCCATCCTGCAAAGTAAGGAGCACTATGAAGGGAGAGTATGGATGCCCCAAGCCCTCTAGGAGGTCCCAGTGGCCCACCTCAAAGCTGACAGGAACCCAGGAGTCCTGA
- the GMPR2 gene encoding GMP reductase 2 isoform X1: MPGGSSARPTLGVIVPCPSDPAASSVCELCYPEGLQHRSWNSSVTRSLRQLGEPVSAAHKAQRGCARLVANQEELRSTATWPRRQEVPAMPHIDNDVKLDFKDVLLRPKRSTLKSRSEVDLTRSFSFRNSKQMYTGIPIIAANMDTVGTFEIAKVLCKFSLFTAVHKHYSLEQWKEFASQNPDCLEHLAASSGTSSADFEQLGQILDAIPQVKYICVDVANGYSEHFVEFVKDVRKRFPEHTIMAGNVVTGEMVEELILSGADIIKVGIGPGSVCTTRKKTGVGYPQLSAVMECADAAHGLKGHIISDGGCNCPGDVAKAFGAGADFVMLGGMLAGHSESGGELIERDGKKYKLFYGMSSEMAMKKYAGGVAEYRASEGKTVEMPFKGDVEHTIRDILGGIRSTCTYVGAAKLKELSRRTTFIRVTQQVNPIFSDKS, from the exons ATGCCAGGGGGCAGCTCCGCGCGTCCCACCCTGGGAGTTATAGTTCCCTGCCCCTCAGATCCAGCGGCATCCTCAGTGTGTGAACTCTGTTACCCAGAAGGCCTCCAGCACCGAAGCTGGAATTCCTCGGTTACTCGTTCTCTCCGGCAATTAGGGGAACCTGTTAGCGCTGCCCACAAGGCTCAGCGGGGCTGCGCGAGGTTAGTGGCTAATCAAGAGGAGCTTCGGTCAACTGCCACCTGGCCCCGGCGACAGGAA GTGCCTGCCATGCCTCACATCGACAACGACGTCAAACTGGACTTCAAGGATGTCCTGTTGAGGCCCAAACGCAGTACCCTTAAGTCTCGAAGTGAG GTGGATCTCACAAGATCCTTTTCATTTCGGAACTCAAAGCAGATGTACACTGGGATCCCCATCATTGCAGCCAATATGGATACTGTAGGCACCTTTGAGATAGCCAAGGTTCTCTGTAAG TTCTCCCTCTTCACTGCTGTCCATAAGCACTACAGCCTCGAGCAGTGGAAAGAGTTTGCTAGCCAGAATCCTGACTGTCTTGAG CATCTGGCTGCCAGCTCAGGCACAAGCTCTGCTGACTTTGAGCAGCTGGGACAGATCCTGGACGCTATTCCCCAGGTGAAATATATATGCGTGGACGTGGCCAATGGCTACTCTGAACACTTTGTTGAATTTGTAAAGGATGTGCGGAAGCGCTTCCCTGAACACACCATCATG GCAGGGAATGTGGTAACAGGAGAGATGGTGGAAGAGCTGATTCTCTCTGGGGCTGACATCATCAAAGTGGGAATTGGACCAG GCTCTGTGTGTACCACCCGGAAGAAGACCGGAGTTGGGTATCCACAGCTGAGTGCAGTGATGGAGTGCGCAGATGCTGCCCATGGCCTCAAAGGCCATATCATTTCC GATGGAGGCTGCAACTGTCCCGGGGATGTGGCCAAGGCTTTCG gggcaggggctgacTTCGTGATGCTGGGCGGCATGCTGGCTGGGCACAGCGAGTCAGGTGGTGAGCTCATCGAGAGGGATGGCAAGAAGTACAAGCTCTTTTATGGCATGAGTTCTGAAATGGCCATGAAGAAGTATGCCGGGGGCGTGGCTGAGTACAG GGCCTCAGAGGGAAAGACAGTGGAGATGCCCTTTAAAGGGGATGTGGAACACACTATCCGAGACATTCTTGGAGGCATCCGCTCCACCTGTACCTACGTGGGAGCAGCTAAGCTGAAGGAGCTGAGCCGGAGAACTACCTTCATCCGTGTCACCCAGCAGGTGAATCCGATCTTCAGTGACAAGAGCTAG
- the GMPR2 gene encoding GMP reductase 2 isoform X2 codes for MPGGSSARPTLGVIVPCPSDPAASSVCELCYPEGLQHRSWNSSVTRSLRQLGEPVSAAHKAQRGCARLVANQEELRSTATWPRRQEVPAMPHIDNDVKLDFKDVLLRPKRSTLKSRSEVDLTRSFSFRNSKQMYTGIPIIAANMDTVGTFEIAKVLCKFSLFTAVHKHYSLEQWKEFASQNPDCLEHLAASSGTSSADFEQLGQILDAIPQAGNVVTGEMVEELILSGADIIKVGIGPGSVCTTRKKTGVGYPQLSAVMECADAAHGLKGHIISDGGCNCPGDVAKAFGAGADFVMLGGMLAGHSESGGELIERDGKKYKLFYGMSSEMAMKKYAGGVAEYRASEGKTVEMPFKGDVEHTIRDILGGIRSTCTYVGAAKLKELSRRTTFIRVTQQVNPIFSDKS; via the exons ATGCCAGGGGGCAGCTCCGCGCGTCCCACCCTGGGAGTTATAGTTCCCTGCCCCTCAGATCCAGCGGCATCCTCAGTGTGTGAACTCTGTTACCCAGAAGGCCTCCAGCACCGAAGCTGGAATTCCTCGGTTACTCGTTCTCTCCGGCAATTAGGGGAACCTGTTAGCGCTGCCCACAAGGCTCAGCGGGGCTGCGCGAGGTTAGTGGCTAATCAAGAGGAGCTTCGGTCAACTGCCACCTGGCCCCGGCGACAGGAA GTGCCTGCCATGCCTCACATCGACAACGACGTCAAACTGGACTTCAAGGATGTCCTGTTGAGGCCCAAACGCAGTACCCTTAAGTCTCGAAGTGAG GTGGATCTCACAAGATCCTTTTCATTTCGGAACTCAAAGCAGATGTACACTGGGATCCCCATCATTGCAGCCAATATGGATACTGTAGGCACCTTTGAGATAGCCAAGGTTCTCTGTAAG TTCTCCCTCTTCACTGCTGTCCATAAGCACTACAGCCTCGAGCAGTGGAAAGAGTTTGCTAGCCAGAATCCTGACTGTCTTGAG CATCTGGCTGCCAGCTCAGGCACAAGCTCTGCTGACTTTGAGCAGCTGGGACAGATCCTGGACGCTATTCCCCAG GCAGGGAATGTGGTAACAGGAGAGATGGTGGAAGAGCTGATTCTCTCTGGGGCTGACATCATCAAAGTGGGAATTGGACCAG GCTCTGTGTGTACCACCCGGAAGAAGACCGGAGTTGGGTATCCACAGCTGAGTGCAGTGATGGAGTGCGCAGATGCTGCCCATGGCCTCAAAGGCCATATCATTTCC GATGGAGGCTGCAACTGTCCCGGGGATGTGGCCAAGGCTTTCG gggcaggggctgacTTCGTGATGCTGGGCGGCATGCTGGCTGGGCACAGCGAGTCAGGTGGTGAGCTCATCGAGAGGGATGGCAAGAAGTACAAGCTCTTTTATGGCATGAGTTCTGAAATGGCCATGAAGAAGTATGCCGGGGGCGTGGCTGAGTACAG GGCCTCAGAGGGAAAGACAGTGGAGATGCCCTTTAAAGGGGATGTGGAACACACTATCCGAGACATTCTTGGAGGCATCCGCTCCACCTGTACCTACGTGGGAGCAGCTAAGCTGAAGGAGCTGAGCCGGAGAACTACCTTCATCCGTGTCACCCAGCAGGTGAATCCGATCTTCAGTGACAAGAGCTAG